The genomic stretch CTTATCATCAGAACTTACCTCCGTCAGAGGACGTCATGATGAATTTGCCCCGCATGTTGGGTCTTCTCATGGAGAGCAGAGAGAGGGCAAAGAGACTGTACAGGGAGACCCTGTCCATCAAGACGGCCGAGTTTACCTGTGATGCGCAGAGACTGTTTGATGAGTTGCAGCAAGAAATTTTGCGGACCGATGAGATGCTGTCACTGTACCGTGGAAGAG from Huiozyma naganishii CBS 8797 chromosome 6, complete genome encodes the following:
- the GPG1 gene encoding Gpg1p (similar to Saccharomyces cerevisiae GPG1 (YGL121C); ancestral locus Anc_6.131), with the protein product MYSRRTIVIEEVEGWPGNGRAAAVGAPGDQLGDRNSSIHALLDMTRTQSILMEATRELHDLTEQIDTYHQNLPPSEDVMMNLPRMLGLLMESRERAKRLYRETLSIKTAEFTCDAQRLFDELQQEILRTDEMLSLYRGRGTYH